From one Maniola jurtina chromosome 5, ilManJurt1.1, whole genome shotgun sequence genomic stretch:
- the LOC123865245 gene encoding zinc finger MYND domain-containing protein 10, producing the protein MGGNEVQLAALDVGELDMFVQTMEPWRIESIGNQAWIDWHIRLQKLNQQAVLEASSMQEELTKETLISYGKLSILVHEAICIQVWRLKIYPQIMKMEPAPANTFGIYMVLYHEAAAVGLLETVLFHEDGAQCISEVVIDLLHYAVDQLTALVALINNGYLKPLSAQQLDCETAAEELERQKKDLQFDISMRCISIVRYLAEHMEVVGVGASISSNLYKTYDVPSILCHLIQLEPWRRVDDKGELQIFNFGRWSKPSAEDITQLHRSEAQLWLCLRQLLLEPRLPHHYTIDECRRSAFCSLQAKITDTVLDQIPPLGDLKMFLCQLAVGDYSSVHNRTNGVKNPGCTLIEIVPQIKQAYLKEVHKRTKSLAKDQLEHFHLDGSEASRNMAKKLLESYTSDAALALDSGGAKCAKCGDKASKKCSRCKTEWYCGRECQVQQWPKHKEICDQFSKLCV; encoded by the exons ATGGGGGGAAATGAAGTCCAGCTTGCTGCCCTAGACGTCGGAGAATTAGATATGTTCGTTCAGACCATGGAACCTTGGCGCATAGAGTCAATCGGAAATCAAGC atgGATTGATTGGCATATCCGGCTACAGAAACTAAATCAGCAAGCGGTTTTAGAAGCGTCATCTATGCAAGAAGAGTTAACTAAGGAAACCTTAATCTCGTATGGGAAG TTATCTATTTTAGTTCATGAAGCAATATGTATTCAAGTATGGCGTTTGAAAATCTACCCGCAAATTATGAAAATGGAACCAGCGCCCGCTAATACTTTTGGAATTTATATGGTG TTGTATCACGAAGCGGCGGCCGTAGGGCTGCTCGAAACCGTGTTATTTCATGAAGATGGTGCCCAGTGCATCAGTGAAGTGGTCATTGATCTGCTTCATTACGCTGTCGATCAGCTGACTGCCCTTGTCGCGCTTATCAA CAATGGTTATTTAAAGCCACTATCAGCCCAGCAGCTGGACTGTGAAACAGCAGCTGAGGAATTAGAGCGTCAAAAAAAGGACCTACAATTTGATATCAGCATGAGATGCATCTCTATCGTCCG CTATCTAGCCGAACATATGGAGGTAGTAGGAGTGGGTGCATCAATATCAAGTAATTTGTACAAGACATATGACGTGCCCTCCATTCTGTGCCATCTTATACAATTAGAACCATGGAGACGAGTTGATGATAAAGGAGAACTTCAAATATTCAATT TCGGTCGTTGGTCGAAGCCGTCTGCAGAGGATATCACCCAACTACACCGCAGCGAAGCACAACTTTGGCTGTGCCTTCGGCAGTTGCTTCTGGAACCGCGTCTGCCCCATCATTACACTATAGACGAGTGCCGTCGGTCAGCATTCTGCTCG CTCCAAGCGAAAATAACAGATACGGTTCTGGACCAAATACCACCTTTGGGTGATCTCAAGATGTTCCTATGCCAACTTGCTGTGGGCGATTATTCCAGCGTTCACAATCGCACTAATGGCGTTAAGAATCCAGGGTGCACGCTCATCGAAATCGTACCTCAG ataaaacaaGCATACTTGAAAGAAGTGCATAAAAGAACAAAATCATTAGCAAAAGATCAACTAGAACATTTCCATCTGGATGGCTCAGAAGCGTCAAGAAATATGGCAAAGAAGCTTCTAGAATCGTATACTAGTGATGCTGCTCTAGCGCTCGACAGTGGTGGCGCGAAATGCGCTAAATGCGGTGATAAGGCTAGTAAAAAATGTTCGAGATGCAAGACGGAATGGTATTGTGGCAG AGAATGTCAGGTGCAACAATGGCCAAAACATAAAGAAATCTGCGACCAGTTTTCCAAACTGTGCGTGTGA
- the LOC123865265 gene encoding 40S ribosomal protein S12, with product MAEVEVEVPNNPVLSGGAMDVNTALQEVLKTALIHGGLVHGLHEAAKALDKRQAVLCVLAENCDEAAYKKLVQALCNEHQIPLVKVDNNKKLGEWAGLCKIDKDGKARKIVGCSCVVIKDFGEETPALDVLKDYLKSSS from the exons ATGGCCGAAGTCGAAGT tgAGGTACCAAACAACCCCGTTCTTAGTGGAGGTGCAATGGACGTGAATACAGCCCTCCAAGAAGTTCTGAAGACTGCACTCATTCACGGCGGACTTGTACATGGTCTCCATGAAGCAGCAAAGGCTCTTGATAA GAGACAAGCTGTGCTTTGCGTTCTCGCTGAAAACTGTGATGAGGCTGCATACAAAAAGTTAGTGCAGGCCCTTTGCAACGAGCATCAAATCCCCCTTGTTAAG GTCGATAATAACAAGAAACTTGGCGAATGGGCTGGCTTATGTAAAATTGACAAGGATGGCAAGGCGAGAAAGATTGTTGGATGTTCATGCGTAGttattaaa GACTTTGGCGAGGAGACACCAGCGCTGGATGTGCTGAAAGACTACTTGAAGTCCTCAAGCTAA